One window of the Strix uralensis isolate ZFMK-TIS-50842 chromosome 3, bStrUra1, whole genome shotgun sequence genome contains the following:
- the ZBTB2 gene encoding zinc finger and BTB domain-containing protein 2 isoform X1 has translation MDLANHGLILLQQLNAQREFGFLCDCTVAIGDVYFKAHKSVLASFSNYFKMLFVHQTSECVRLKATDIQPDIFSYLLHLMYTGKMAPQLIDPVRLEQGIKFLHAYPLIQEASLASQGTFSHPDQVFPLASSLYGIQIADHQIRHPTKVTSATDKLGREPRPQTSRMNQEQVSEGSQLSQLATTLPQVTRTNMSTSDPLPSSLSPELVSAAGNNSPAGEEANMEASSSDEQPASLTIAHVKPSIMKRNGSFPKYYACHLCGRRFNLRSSLREHLQIHTGVPFTSSQQGESNISLSLCNNTADKDAVEVPEAGMISDSELQQISDSPIIDGQQQSETPPPSDIADIDNLEQADQEREVKRRKYECSICGRKFIQKSHWREHMYIHTGKPFKCSTCDKSFCRANQAARHVCLNQSMDTYTMVDKQTLELCTFEEGSQMDNMLVQTNKPYKCNLCDKTFSTPNEVVKHSCQNQNSVFTLEEDRSILLGGGDTEATETDNAVLASIKKEQEAVLLD, from the exons ATGGATTTGGCCAACCATGGACTTATTCTGCTGCAGCAACTAAATGCTCAGAGAGAGTTCGGTTTCCTGTGTGACTGCACCGTTGCCATTGGTGATGTCTACTTCAAGGCACACAAATCGGTCCTTGCTTCTTTCTCCAACTACTTCAAGATGTTGTTTGTTCATCAAACCAG CGAATGTGTCCGTTTGAAAGCAACTGACATACAGCCAGATATCTTCAGTTATCTCTTGCATTTGATGTACACTGGGAAGATGGCACCGCAACTCATTGACCCAGTTCGACTAGAACAGGGAATAAAGTTTCTGCATGCATATCCACTAATTCAAGAGGCCAGCCTTGCAAGTCAGGGAACTTTTTCTCACCCGGATCAAGTTTTTCCATTAGCATCTTCATTATACGGCATTCAGATTGCAGATCACCAGATAAGACATCCCACTAAGGTTACATCAGCGACTGACAAACTCGGGCGAGAACCAAGGCCGCAGACATCACGGATGAACCAAGAGCAGGTTTCTGAAGGCTCACAGCTCTCGCAGTTAGCTACAACTCTGCCACAAGTGACCCGGACAAATATGTCCACTTCTGACCCATTGCCATCTTCTTTATCTCCAGAATTGGTATCTGCTGCTGGTAATAATTCACCTGCAGGAGAAGAGGCCAACATGGAGGCATCTTCTTCAGATGAACAGCCCGCCTCACTCACAATAGCACATGTCAAGCCAAGCATTATGAAAAGGAACGGAAGCTTCCCAAAATACTATGCCTGCCACCTCTGCGGTCGCCGGTTCAATTTGCGAAGTAGTTTGCGTGAGCACCTGCAGATCCACACAGGAGTTCCCTTCACGTCTAGCCAGCAGGGAGAAAGTAATATTTCTTTGTCTCTCTGTAACAACACAGCTGATAAAGATGCTGTGGAAGTGCCTGAAGCAGGGATGATTAGTGACAGCGAGCTGCAGCAGATCTCAGACTCCCCAATAATTGATGGGCAGCAGCAGTCAGAGACACCGCCCCCCTCTGATATTGCAGACATAGACAACTTGGAGCAGGCAGATCAAGAGAGGGAAGTAAAAAGACGGAAATACGAATGTTCCATCTGTGGTCGCAAATTTATTCAGAAAAGCCACTGGAGGGagcacatgtacatacacactgGCAAGCCCTTCAAGTGCAGCACTTGTGACAAAAGCTTTTGTAGGGCTAACCAGGCTGCCAGACACGTGTGCCTAAACCAGAGCATGGACACATACACCATGGTGGACAAACAGACTCTGGAACTCTGTACTTTTGAGGAAGGCAGTCAAATGGACAACATGCTAGTACAGACCAACAAGCCCTACAAATGTAACTTGTGTGACAAAACATTTTCAACTCCCAATGAAGTAGTCAAACATTCGTGCCAAAATCAAAACTCTGTCTTTACACTAGAAGAAGATCGCTCCATTCTGCTAGGTGGTGGGGACACAGAAGCCACAGAGACTGATAATGCAGTGTTAGCCTCCATCAAAAAGGAGCAGGAAGCAGTGTTGTTAGACTGA
- the ZBTB2 gene encoding zinc finger and BTB domain-containing protein 2 isoform X2 codes for MQLRQGDTHICRTVAVNMSKTQKPNSECVRLKATDIQPDIFSYLLHLMYTGKMAPQLIDPVRLEQGIKFLHAYPLIQEASLASQGTFSHPDQVFPLASSLYGIQIADHQIRHPTKVTSATDKLGREPRPQTSRMNQEQVSEGSQLSQLATTLPQVTRTNMSTSDPLPSSLSPELVSAAGNNSPAGEEANMEASSSDEQPASLTIAHVKPSIMKRNGSFPKYYACHLCGRRFNLRSSLREHLQIHTGVPFTSSQQGESNISLSLCNNTADKDAVEVPEAGMISDSELQQISDSPIIDGQQQSETPPPSDIADIDNLEQADQEREVKRRKYECSICGRKFIQKSHWREHMYIHTGKPFKCSTCDKSFCRANQAARHVCLNQSMDTYTMVDKQTLELCTFEEGSQMDNMLVQTNKPYKCNLCDKTFSTPNEVVKHSCQNQNSVFTLEEDRSILLGGGDTEATETDNAVLASIKKEQEAVLLD; via the exons ATGCAGTTGAGACAAGGTGATACTCACATTTGCAGAACTGTAGCTGTAAACATGAGTAAGACACAGAAGCCAAACAG CGAATGTGTCCGTTTGAAAGCAACTGACATACAGCCAGATATCTTCAGTTATCTCTTGCATTTGATGTACACTGGGAAGATGGCACCGCAACTCATTGACCCAGTTCGACTAGAACAGGGAATAAAGTTTCTGCATGCATATCCACTAATTCAAGAGGCCAGCCTTGCAAGTCAGGGAACTTTTTCTCACCCGGATCAAGTTTTTCCATTAGCATCTTCATTATACGGCATTCAGATTGCAGATCACCAGATAAGACATCCCACTAAGGTTACATCAGCGACTGACAAACTCGGGCGAGAACCAAGGCCGCAGACATCACGGATGAACCAAGAGCAGGTTTCTGAAGGCTCACAGCTCTCGCAGTTAGCTACAACTCTGCCACAAGTGACCCGGACAAATATGTCCACTTCTGACCCATTGCCATCTTCTTTATCTCCAGAATTGGTATCTGCTGCTGGTAATAATTCACCTGCAGGAGAAGAGGCCAACATGGAGGCATCTTCTTCAGATGAACAGCCCGCCTCACTCACAATAGCACATGTCAAGCCAAGCATTATGAAAAGGAACGGAAGCTTCCCAAAATACTATGCCTGCCACCTCTGCGGTCGCCGGTTCAATTTGCGAAGTAGTTTGCGTGAGCACCTGCAGATCCACACAGGAGTTCCCTTCACGTCTAGCCAGCAGGGAGAAAGTAATATTTCTTTGTCTCTCTGTAACAACACAGCTGATAAAGATGCTGTGGAAGTGCCTGAAGCAGGGATGATTAGTGACAGCGAGCTGCAGCAGATCTCAGACTCCCCAATAATTGATGGGCAGCAGCAGTCAGAGACACCGCCCCCCTCTGATATTGCAGACATAGACAACTTGGAGCAGGCAGATCAAGAGAGGGAAGTAAAAAGACGGAAATACGAATGTTCCATCTGTGGTCGCAAATTTATTCAGAAAAGCCACTGGAGGGagcacatgtacatacacactgGCAAGCCCTTCAAGTGCAGCACTTGTGACAAAAGCTTTTGTAGGGCTAACCAGGCTGCCAGACACGTGTGCCTAAACCAGAGCATGGACACATACACCATGGTGGACAAACAGACTCTGGAACTCTGTACTTTTGAGGAAGGCAGTCAAATGGACAACATGCTAGTACAGACCAACAAGCCCTACAAATGTAACTTGTGTGACAAAACATTTTCAACTCCCAATGAAGTAGTCAAACATTCGTGCCAAAATCAAAACTCTGTCTTTACACTAGAAGAAGATCGCTCCATTCTGCTAGGTGGTGGGGACACAGAAGCCACAGAGACTGATAATGCAGTGTTAGCCTCCATCAAAAAGGAGCAGGAAGCAGTGTTGTTAGACTGA
- the ZBTB2 gene encoding zinc finger and BTB domain-containing protein 2 isoform X3: MYTGKMAPQLIDPVRLEQGIKFLHAYPLIQEASLASQGTFSHPDQVFPLASSLYGIQIADHQIRHPTKVTSATDKLGREPRPQTSRMNQEQVSEGSQLSQLATTLPQVTRTNMSTSDPLPSSLSPELVSAAGNNSPAGEEANMEASSSDEQPASLTIAHVKPSIMKRNGSFPKYYACHLCGRRFNLRSSLREHLQIHTGVPFTSSQQGESNISLSLCNNTADKDAVEVPEAGMISDSELQQISDSPIIDGQQQSETPPPSDIADIDNLEQADQEREVKRRKYECSICGRKFIQKSHWREHMYIHTGKPFKCSTCDKSFCRANQAARHVCLNQSMDTYTMVDKQTLELCTFEEGSQMDNMLVQTNKPYKCNLCDKTFSTPNEVVKHSCQNQNSVFTLEEDRSILLGGGDTEATETDNAVLASIKKEQEAVLLD, translated from the coding sequence ATGTACACTGGGAAGATGGCACCGCAACTCATTGACCCAGTTCGACTAGAACAGGGAATAAAGTTTCTGCATGCATATCCACTAATTCAAGAGGCCAGCCTTGCAAGTCAGGGAACTTTTTCTCACCCGGATCAAGTTTTTCCATTAGCATCTTCATTATACGGCATTCAGATTGCAGATCACCAGATAAGACATCCCACTAAGGTTACATCAGCGACTGACAAACTCGGGCGAGAACCAAGGCCGCAGACATCACGGATGAACCAAGAGCAGGTTTCTGAAGGCTCACAGCTCTCGCAGTTAGCTACAACTCTGCCACAAGTGACCCGGACAAATATGTCCACTTCTGACCCATTGCCATCTTCTTTATCTCCAGAATTGGTATCTGCTGCTGGTAATAATTCACCTGCAGGAGAAGAGGCCAACATGGAGGCATCTTCTTCAGATGAACAGCCCGCCTCACTCACAATAGCACATGTCAAGCCAAGCATTATGAAAAGGAACGGAAGCTTCCCAAAATACTATGCCTGCCACCTCTGCGGTCGCCGGTTCAATTTGCGAAGTAGTTTGCGTGAGCACCTGCAGATCCACACAGGAGTTCCCTTCACGTCTAGCCAGCAGGGAGAAAGTAATATTTCTTTGTCTCTCTGTAACAACACAGCTGATAAAGATGCTGTGGAAGTGCCTGAAGCAGGGATGATTAGTGACAGCGAGCTGCAGCAGATCTCAGACTCCCCAATAATTGATGGGCAGCAGCAGTCAGAGACACCGCCCCCCTCTGATATTGCAGACATAGACAACTTGGAGCAGGCAGATCAAGAGAGGGAAGTAAAAAGACGGAAATACGAATGTTCCATCTGTGGTCGCAAATTTATTCAGAAAAGCCACTGGAGGGagcacatgtacatacacactgGCAAGCCCTTCAAGTGCAGCACTTGTGACAAAAGCTTTTGTAGGGCTAACCAGGCTGCCAGACACGTGTGCCTAAACCAGAGCATGGACACATACACCATGGTGGACAAACAGACTCTGGAACTCTGTACTTTTGAGGAAGGCAGTCAAATGGACAACATGCTAGTACAGACCAACAAGCCCTACAAATGTAACTTGTGTGACAAAACATTTTCAACTCCCAATGAAGTAGTCAAACATTCGTGCCAAAATCAAAACTCTGTCTTTACACTAGAAGAAGATCGCTCCATTCTGCTAGGTGGTGGGGACACAGAAGCCACAGAGACTGATAATGCAGTGTTAGCCTCCATCAAAAAGGAGCAGGAAGCAGTGTTGTTAGACTGA